The segment AATAACTAACAATTAATAATAAAATAGAATGCTACAAATTGGTGATGATGCCCCAGACTTCGAGGTGAAAGACCAAAACGGTCAGCCGGTGAAGATGAGTGATTTTAAAGGAAAGAAAGTAGTCCTTTACTTCTACCCCAAAGACGACACCCCGGGTTGTACGGCCCAAGCCTGTAACCTGCGGGATAATCATGATGCATTGCTGGCCAAAGGGTATGTGGTGTTAGGCGTAAGCGTAGATGATGAGAAATCACACCAGAAATTCATCCAGAAGTTTGATCTTCCATTCCCATTGTTGGCAGACACTGAGCACGAGATTGTAGAGAAATACGGTGTTTGGCAAGAGAAAAGCATGTACGGCCGCAAATACATGGGCACCATGCGCTACACTTTTGTGATTGATGAGGACGGCAAAATTGAAGACATCATCACCAAAGTAGACACCAAAAACCATACAGCGCAGCTGTTAAAATAAGGTATCAAGGGGCTGCTTCTCTCCTGCTGGGAGAAGCAGCCCCTTTCTGTTTATGTTCCTTTTTCTGAAAAGCAGGCTTAAAACAGAATAATACGTACAATATCCTCAATTAAATAGATCTCTCATCTTACCATAACAACATGAACCCATTCAACTACGACACGGAACAACTCCTAGACGTGGCGCACCAGGTACGTCGCGATATCGTGCGCATGGTGCACGCCGTTAACTCCGGCCACCCGGGGGGCTCCCTGGGCTGTACAGAATTTTTGGTAGCGCTGTACTTCCGTCAAATGACGCACAAGCCTGAGTTTGACATGAACGGCATTGGGGAAGACCTATTCTTTTTATCTAACGGCCATATTTCACCCGTTTGGTACAGCACCCTGGCCAGAGCGGGCTATTTTGACCCAAAAGAACTGGCGACCTTCCGTAAGTTGAATTCACGCCTTCAGGGTCACCCCGCCACTGAGGAACACTTGCCGGGCATCCGGATCGCCTCCGGTTCATTGGGCCAGGGTCCGTCAGTTGCAATTGGCGCAGCACAGGTGAAGAATTTGAACGGAGACGACAAACTGGTGTACGTGCTTACCGGTGATGGTGAGTTAGAGGAAGGACAGGTATGGGAAGCCGCCATGTACGCCGCCCACCACAAAGTAGATAACTTCATCTGGACAGTAGATTATAACGGTCAGCAGATTGACGGTCCGGTAGACGCAGTAATGAGTTTAGGTAATCTGCGGGCTAAATTTGAGGCCTTCGGCTGGAAAGTTCTGGATTGTGATAACGGCAACAACTTCGCCAGTTTAATTCCGGTGCTGGATGAAGCCAAGTCCTTAACGGGCCAAGGCAAACCAATCTGTATTCTGATGAATACCCAAATGGGCTACGGGGTAGACTTCATGATGGGGTCTCATAAATGGCACGGGGTAGCACCAAATGATGCTCAGTTAGAGCAAGCCTTGATTCAGCTTAAAGAAACCCTAAACGACTATTAATTTTTAAGGGGGGCAGTGCTACCGTACCCTTCTCCCTTTTCTTCTTAAGTATGAAGCAAATGCGCTCTGTTGGTCTGTGGCTGGTCTGCCTTCTGTTAGGAGGTTTGCTGGCCCTGCCTGCAGCTGCGCAAAACCAGGCTCCTGCCCCTAAGAAGACCCGCATTCTGTTTCTGCTGGACGCGTCTGGCTCTATGCAGGCAAAGTGGGAAAATAGCCAGCGCTGGGATGTGGCCAAAAGAATGCTCGCCCGCATGGCCGACTCGCTGGATTCCTATGCCAACCTGGAGATTGCTTTACGGGCATACGGACACTTGTCGCCGGCTAACCTGAAGAACTGCAAAGACACCAAGCTGGAGGTTCCGTTTGCGGCCCATAATGCCGGAAACATAAAGAAACGGCTGCAAGTAATTACGCCCAAGGGAAACACGCCCATCACGTACTCGCTTGAACAGTCAGCAAACGACTTCCCTCAGGACCCCAATGCCCGGAACGTGATTATCATCATCACCGATGGGCTGGAGAGTTGCGGTGGAGATCCTTGCGCCACGTCACAGGCTCTACAGAAAAAGCGTGTTTTCCTGAAACCGTTCATTATTGGGTTAGGCGATGACCCTGGGTATGCGCAACAATTTGGGTGCATGGGCCAGTACTACAATGCCTCAGACATCAAGACTTTCCAACAGGTGCTGGACAACGTCATCAGCATCGCGCTGAAGAAAACAACCGTATCTGTGGAACTGACCGATGAGGCCGGACGCCCCGTGGAAACCAACGTGAACCTGACGTTCATGAACAGCGTGACTGGTCAGCCAGAGTACAACTTTGTGCACTACCTGGACGCCTCAGGCAAGCCCGATATGCTGGAAATAGATGCGTTGCTTTCTTACAACCTGGTGGTGAATACCTTACCTGCGGTACAGCTCAAGAACCTGAACATTAAACCAGGCCAGCACAATGTGTTTAGGGTGAAAGCGCCTCAGGGATATTTGTATTTGCGGCAGGATGCTCCCACGGGCTATGGTTCTGTAACAGCACTGGTGCGCGAAAAGGGAGAACAAAACCTCTTGCAAACGCAGCGTTTTCCCAGCCAGCAAAAGTACCTGACCGGAACCTATGAAGTGGAGCTTTTGACCCTGCCGCGCATCAGGAAGACCGTGACCATCAGGCAAGGACAGGCAACGGAAGTAAGTTTTCCGCCACCGGGTTCGCTTAACATCACCCAGGACCTGCAGGGCTACGGCAATCTGTATTTGCTTAAGAGCGACGGAAGCCAGGAATGGATTTGGAACCTGCCCGAAGGCAGCAGCAAAATAAGTTTACCTTTACAACCAGGCCGTTACCGGGTAGTTTACAGGGTTAAATCTGCCAAAGGAAGCAGGTTCACGGACGTGAAGAATTTCAGTATTCAATCGAATTTAACGACTACGATAAAACTTTTCAACTAAGATGAAGGACTTCCCTTATTCAGAATCTAAAGATACGCGCTCCGGCTTTGGGGCAGGTTTGTTGGAATTGGGCCGCACCAATCCGAACGTAGTAGCGCTGTGCGCTGACTTGGTGGGCTCGCTTAAAATGGGCGACTTCATAAAGGAGTTTCCCGAGCGTTTTTTCCAGGTAGGTATTGCCGAGGCCAACATGATTGGTTTGGCAGCTGGTATGACCATTGGCGGTAAAATCCCATTCACGGGTACCTTCGCCAACTTTTCTACCGGCCGGGTGTACGACCAGATTCGTCAATCTGTGGCCTATTCTAGCAAGAACGTGAAAATTTGCGCTTCGCACGCTGGCCTTACTTTGGGCGAAGACGGTGCCACGCACCAGATTCTGGAAGATATAGGCATGATGAAAATGTTGCCCCACATGACGGTGATCAATCCTTGCGACTTCAACCAGACCAAAGCTGCCACCATTGCCATTGCTGAGTATGAAGGTCCGGTGTACCTGCGCTTCGGGCGCCCGGTGGTACCTAACTTCACCCCTGCCGATCAGAAGTTTGAGATAGGCAAAGCCGTCATGCTGAATGAAGGCACAGACGTGACAATTGTTGCCACTGGTCACCTGGTATGGAAAGCAATTCTTGCCGGCAAATTATTAGAAGAGCAAGGCATCAATGCCGAGATCATCAATATCCACACCATTAAGCCGTTAGATTCAGAGGCCATCTTAGCTTCTGTGCAGAAAACCGGTTGTGTAGTAACGGCTGAGGAGCACAACTACATGGGTGGCCTTGGAGAATCTGTGGCCCGTGTTTTGGCGCAGAAATTACCAACACCACAGGAATTTGTGGCCGTGAATGACACCTTTGGGGAAAGTGGTACCCCAGAGCAATTAATGGAAAAATATGGTCTGAATGAGCAAAGTATTGTAGCTGCCGTTCAACGTGTTATCTCCCGTAAAAACAAGTAAGAAATTTTATTCAAGTCTTTAGTTATCTTCCGCTTCTGTTTCAATGCCGTTATTAAGAAAATGGTATTGAAACAGAAGCGTTTTCTCCATTTACAAAGCTGCACCATTTGAGTAGACCTTTACTTTTCAGCTAAGAACCTATCACCCTACTAAAGACTATCTTCCCTTGGAAGACAAAGAGATCCTGGAGAAATTCCAGAACCCAGACTCCCGTAACCTGGCTTTCAACCAACTGGTGCGCAAGTACCAGCAGAAGGTCTATTGGCACGTGCGCAAAATGGTCATTGACCATGATGATGCCGATGATCTAACTCAGGAAGTCTTTGTGAAAGTCTGGACACACTTAGAGAACTTCCGGAAGGATTCTCAACTCTACACCTGGATCTACCGCATTGCCACCAACGAGTGCCTAAACTTTTTAAGCGCTAAAAAGAAGCGTTTTTTTCTCCCCCTTCATGACGTAGCAGCCGAGCTTTCTGAAAAGCTTGACTCCACTGACACTCTCTCCGGTGACGAGATCCAACTGAAACTTCAGAAAGCACTTCTGCGTCTGCCTGACAAGCAACGGCTGGTCTTCAACATGAAATACTTTGATGAAATGAAGTACGAGGAAATCTCTGAAATTCTGGGTACTTCTGTTGGGGCGTTGAAAGCCTCTTACCACATTGCGGTAAAAAAAATAGAAGATTTTTTGAAAAAAGATTAAACCTCTGGTGTAAAAACACATCTAAGAAACAGATGGACAGGAAAAAGGAGTTTGATATGGCAGATTTACCCAAAGACCCGGGCTTTAAAGTACCGGAGCATTATTTTGATGCTCTGCCTACGCGCATCATGCAACGGACAGCCTATGCCTCGGCTCAACCTACATCTGCGACTTCCTGGTTCTGGCAGATTAAAACAGCTGTAGCCGGTGCTTCTTTGGGCGTGGTATTTGCACTGTCTTTTCTGGCAACTCAATACTTCTCTCCAGATTCACAACCTGGTGTAGACATAGCACAGATTTCGCAGAAAGAAATTTACCAGTACCTGGTGAACCATGAAAACCTGGAAACCGCTGATCTGGCTGAAGTACCTGCCGTAAAGCCTAGGCACTCCTTAGAGTTCCTGGACGTACGCAACACCGATTTCAATGTTGAGCAAACCAAAGAGTTGTTGGACGAAGAGTATGATTACCGTTAAATCTAAAAGAATGAAGTTTATAAAATTGCTGTTTCTTTCCTTTATGTTTCTTGCCGGAACTGTTTCTTATGCCCAAGGTCATAAAAAAGAAACTCCTGAAGAACGCAAAGCCCGCATAGAAAAGATTGAGACAGCCAAAATCGCTTTTATCTCTGATAAAGTGGAGATGACTGGGGAGCAGGCGCAGCGTTTCTGGCCCGTGTACCGCGAGCATGACCGCCGCAGACACGAGTTACGCCAGAAGAGCCGCCCCTACAAAGAGCAGAACATCAACGCCCTGACAGATGAACAGATTCAGGCTGGTTTAGAGAGCCGCCTTAACATCCGGCAACGTGAACTTGACCTTGAAAAAGAGTACATGGACAAGTACCTGCGCATCATCAGCCCCAAACAGCTGGCTCTTTTTTACCGTGCAGAGCGGGAGTTTACTAAACTTCTGCTGGAGCGGTTGCAAACGGCCAGAAAATAAAGATTTGGTTTTAGTGTAGAAAAAGGGAGACTTGCGTCTCCCTTTTTGTTTTTACGCAGTTTTGTAAAAACATCCTGTAAACAGTAGTGCTATACAGTTGGTAAGTACAGAGAAGCCCTAAATTCCTTATTTGTATCTTTGCGGGGAAACAAGTTCAATTATTATGCTTTCTCCCCGCCAGCTTTTTCTGCAACACCAGGCCCAGACCACAGATTTCCCTTTGCTCTTAGAGGTTGAGAAGGCCAAAGGTGTCTTTATGTATGGTCCAAACGGGGAGCGGTATTTGGATTTGATTTCGGGTATTGGGGTCAGTAACGTGGGCCATCGGCACCCAAAGGTCTTACAGGCCATTCATGACCAACTAGACAAGTACCTGCACCTCATGGTATACGGTGAAATTGTGCAGACACCTCCTGCCCAGTTGGCGCATGCGCTGGCGCAAACCCTTCCGGCAGGGTTAGACAATGTGTATTTTGTCTCCTCTGGGAGTGAAGCGGTGGAAGGAGCCTGTAAACTGGCCAAACGGTATACCGGCCGTACAGAACTCATTGCGTTCAACAACGCTTACCACGGGTCAACGCACGGCTCATTGTCCCTGAATGGTTCGGAAAGCTTTAAGCGTGCCTTCCGGCCTTTGTTACCAGATGTGCGCCACATTCAACATAATGTGCTGGAAGACCTGCACTTCATCACTTCGCGTACGGCGGCAGTTATTCTGGAAACAGTGCAGGGTGAGGCTGGGGTGCGTGTTCCCTCTCTAGAATATATGCAGGCCCTTCGGGAGCGGTGTACAGAGGTAGGCGCTCTATTAATCTTGGATGAAATCCAAAGCGGGTTTGGTCGCACAGGTACTTTCTGGGCATTTGAGCAGTTTAACGTGGTGCCAGATATTTTAACCTGTGCAAAGGGCATGGGAGGCGGTATGCCCATAGGTGCTTTCATCTCCCGCCAGGAGATTATGCATTCGTTGAAGAACGACCCTATGCTGGGCCATATCACCACCTTCGGAGGGCACCCGGTTTCCTGCGCTGCTTCCCTGGCTACTTTGCGCGTAATTCAGGAGGAAGATCTTCTAACCCAGGTTAACGCAAAAGCAAACCTCTTTAAAGAGCGGCTGGTACACCCAGCCATCAAAGGAATAAGAAACCAGGGGCTGATGATGGCCGTGGAGTTTGAGTCATTTGACTTGCTGAAAGCCATCATTGACAATGCCATTCTGAAAGGGATCCTCACTGATTGGTTCCTGTTCTGTGACAACTCCATGCGCGTTGCCCCTCCCCTTACCATTACCTTAGCTGAGATAGACGAAGCTTGTGACCTGATTATGAAAGCCATAGAAGAAGAGGTAGGTTTATAGTCAATTTCCCTTAAATTAGGCTAAAAATAACCATATGCGAGTCTTGAACCTTTTATACGTGATTGCAGTACAAGACACGAATTAGTTTAAGCTAAGTTTACGCTTTGCCTTTCCGAACCCACGTAATAAAAACGTTTACGTTTAATCTTGTCCAGCCCTCATGGAGATAGCCTTAGTTCTTTTTTTACTTTTGGCTGCCGTTGCCATGTTCGCCTCAGAGAAGCTCTCTGTTGACGTGGTGACCCTCATCATTCTGATTGTCTTAACCAGCTGTAAGATCATATCCCCCGCAGAAGCGTTTGCCGGCTTCAGCAGTGACTTCATCATCATTCTGGCCTCTATCTTCGTGCTGAGTGCTGCGCTGGAAGACACAGGTATACTGGACTTTCTGGTGAACTGGCTTATGCGGCACGCGGGCCACCGGCCCAACACGCTGCTGTTTTTCATCATGTTTTTCCCTGGGCTGGTATCGGCTTTCATGAACAACACCACGGTGACGGCTCTCTTTGTGACCCCAATTGTGGGCGTGGCGAAGAAAATGCGCACCAGCAGCTCTAAATACCTTATGCCTCTGGCCTATGCTTCCATATTAGGAGGAACCTGTACGCTTATTGGTACCTCCACAAACGTTGCAGTGAGCGGGTACATGAGCAAGGCGGGGTATGAACCATTTGGGTTCTTTGAGTTCAGCGGTATTGGTCTGGTGATTTTCGCAGTAGGCATTTTATACATGATGACCATCGGCAAGCGCCTTCTTCCGCAAACGACCACTCAGGGACTCACCACCCGGTACAACATCAAAACTTATCTGACAGAAATCATTGTACAGGAAGACTCCCCTTTGATTGGACAGGTAGCGTTTACCTCAGATCTTTCCAAGATGGGTTTCCGGATTCTGAATATCATCCGGAGCAAAGAGAACTTCCTGCCTGACTACCGCACGCGCATTAGAACCAATGACGTGTTGTTGGTGGAAGGTGAAATTGAGGATTTGATCAAAGTAAAGGAAACCAAAGGTATCCAGATTCTGGCCGATGTGATTGTGGAGGATGACCTGGTTGGCGGAGACATCCGACTGGCAGAAATCCTGATCACGGGTAAATCTGATCTTCTGAAAAACACCATCAAGCAGGTAGAGTTCCTGAGAAGATTTGGCTTAGTGGTACTAGCCGTTTCACGGCAGGGCGAAACCATCAGAACCAAGATTGGCGATGTGCAGCTGCAATTAGGAGATATGCTTCTGGTACAAGGTTCCGCAGAACGTTTGGAATACCTGAAGATGAACCAACACCTGGCTGTTCTTGATGAGTTCAAGCCCATCTTGTTCAAAGAGCGCAAAGGCATTCTAACCATGGCGTTCTTTATCCTGGCAATTGTACTGGGTAGCTTCAATATACTACCTCTATCTATCTGCTTCCTGGGGGCGGCAGTGCTGAGTGTGTTGTTCAAATGCATCACCACAGATAGAGCGTACCAGGTGATTGACTGGCGGCTGCTTATTTTGATTGGCGGGATGACCGCTTTTGGTATGGCCA is part of the Rufibacter tibetensis genome and harbors:
- the bcp gene encoding thioredoxin-dependent thiol peroxidase, translated to MLQIGDDAPDFEVKDQNGQPVKMSDFKGKKVVLYFYPKDDTPGCTAQACNLRDNHDALLAKGYVVLGVSVDDEKSHQKFIQKFDLPFPLLADTEHEIVEKYGVWQEKSMYGRKYMGTMRYTFVIDEDGKIEDIITKVDTKNHTAQLLK
- a CDS encoding transketolase, with amino-acid sequence MNPFNYDTEQLLDVAHQVRRDIVRMVHAVNSGHPGGSLGCTEFLVALYFRQMTHKPEFDMNGIGEDLFFLSNGHISPVWYSTLARAGYFDPKELATFRKLNSRLQGHPATEEHLPGIRIASGSLGQGPSVAIGAAQVKNLNGDDKLVYVLTGDGELEEGQVWEAAMYAAHHKVDNFIWTVDYNGQQIDGPVDAVMSLGNLRAKFEAFGWKVLDCDNGNNFASLIPVLDEAKSLTGQGKPICILMNTQMGYGVDFMMGSHKWHGVAPNDAQLEQALIQLKETLNDY
- a CDS encoding vWA domain-containing protein — translated: MKQMRSVGLWLVCLLLGGLLALPAAAQNQAPAPKKTRILFLLDASGSMQAKWENSQRWDVAKRMLARMADSLDSYANLEIALRAYGHLSPANLKNCKDTKLEVPFAAHNAGNIKKRLQVITPKGNTPITYSLEQSANDFPQDPNARNVIIIITDGLESCGGDPCATSQALQKKRVFLKPFIIGLGDDPGYAQQFGCMGQYYNASDIKTFQQVLDNVISIALKKTTVSVELTDEAGRPVETNVNLTFMNSVTGQPEYNFVHYLDASGKPDMLEIDALLSYNLVVNTLPAVQLKNLNIKPGQHNVFRVKAPQGYLYLRQDAPTGYGSVTALVREKGEQNLLQTQRFPSQQKYLTGTYEVELLTLPRIRKTVTIRQGQATEVSFPPPGSLNITQDLQGYGNLYLLKSDGSQEWIWNLPEGSSKISLPLQPGRYRVVYRVKSAKGSRFTDVKNFSIQSNLTTTIKLFN
- a CDS encoding transketolase family protein; its protein translation is MKDFPYSESKDTRSGFGAGLLELGRTNPNVVALCADLVGSLKMGDFIKEFPERFFQVGIAEANMIGLAAGMTIGGKIPFTGTFANFSTGRVYDQIRQSVAYSSKNVKICASHAGLTLGEDGATHQILEDIGMMKMLPHMTVINPCDFNQTKAATIAIAEYEGPVYLRFGRPVVPNFTPADQKFEIGKAVMLNEGTDVTIVATGHLVWKAILAGKLLEEQGINAEIINIHTIKPLDSEAILASVQKTGCVVTAEEHNYMGGLGESVARVLAQKLPTPQEFVAVNDTFGESGTPEQLMEKYGLNEQSIVAAVQRVISRKNK
- a CDS encoding RNA polymerase sigma factor, encoding MEDKEILEKFQNPDSRNLAFNQLVRKYQQKVYWHVRKMVIDHDDADDLTQEVFVKVWTHLENFRKDSQLYTWIYRIATNECLNFLSAKKKRFFLPLHDVAAELSEKLDSTDTLSGDEIQLKLQKALLRLPDKQRLVFNMKYFDEMKYEEISEILGTSVGALKASYHIAVKKIEDFLKKD
- a CDS encoding RusA family crossover junction endodeoxyribonuclease, translating into MKFIKLLFLSFMFLAGTVSYAQGHKKETPEERKARIEKIETAKIAFISDKVEMTGEQAQRFWPVYREHDRRRHELRQKSRPYKEQNINALTDEQIQAGLESRLNIRQRELDLEKEYMDKYLRIISPKQLALFYRAEREFTKLLLERLQTARK
- a CDS encoding aspartate aminotransferase family protein, with the translated sequence MLSPRQLFLQHQAQTTDFPLLLEVEKAKGVFMYGPNGERYLDLISGIGVSNVGHRHPKVLQAIHDQLDKYLHLMVYGEIVQTPPAQLAHALAQTLPAGLDNVYFVSSGSEAVEGACKLAKRYTGRTELIAFNNAYHGSTHGSLSLNGSESFKRAFRPLLPDVRHIQHNVLEDLHFITSRTAAVILETVQGEAGVRVPSLEYMQALRERCTEVGALLILDEIQSGFGRTGTFWAFEQFNVVPDILTCAKGMGGGMPIGAFISRQEIMHSLKNDPMLGHITTFGGHPVSCAASLATLRVIQEEDLLTQVNAKANLFKERLVHPAIKGIRNQGLMMAVEFESFDLLKAIIDNAILKGILTDWFLFCDNSMRVAPPLTITLAEIDEACDLIMKAIEEEVGL
- a CDS encoding SLC13 family permease; this encodes MEIALVLFLLLAAVAMFASEKLSVDVVTLIILIVLTSCKIISPAEAFAGFSSDFIIILASIFVLSAALEDTGILDFLVNWLMRHAGHRPNTLLFFIMFFPGLVSAFMNNTTVTALFVTPIVGVAKKMRTSSSKYLMPLAYASILGGTCTLIGTSTNVAVSGYMSKAGYEPFGFFEFSGIGLVIFAVGILYMMTIGKRLLPQTTTQGLTTRYNIKTYLTEIIVQEDSPLIGQVAFTSDLSKMGFRILNIIRSKENFLPDYRTRIRTNDVLLVEGEIEDLIKVKETKGIQILADVIVEDDLVGGDIRLAEILITGKSDLLKNTIKQVEFLRRFGLVVLAVSRQGETIRTKIGDVQLQLGDMLLVQGSAERLEYLKMNQHLAVLDEFKPILFKERKGILTMAFFILAIVLGSFNILPLSICFLGAAVLSVLFKCITTDRAYQVIDWRLLILIGGMTAFGMAMENTGADKFLANAIVGLLEPFGLIVILAGFVLLTVFLTQPMSNAAAALVVLPVAIQTAIQLDSNPRTFAIAIMLSASVSLVTPFEPSCILVYGPGKYTFRDFLKIGSGLTLLLVTIILVVVPFFWPM